One window of Chryseobacterium sp. JJR-5R genomic DNA carries:
- a CDS encoding Rne/Rng family ribonuclease, translated as MKKELIVSHEDNLTKIVLLEDGRLCELHEQEDKSDFIVGDLFIGKVKKLAPNLNAAFVNIGYEKDAFLHYQDLGPQYLTYKKFLKDTISKKQSVSSLKNFEIQPEINKNGTVEKVIAKDDLVLLQITKEPISTKGPRISTQISLTGRFLVLIPFDNKVSISKKVNSFEEKERLRTLIESIKPEGFGVIIRTVAEGKKVADLHNDMNQLIQKWESTFKNIQKNKVPSRVLSEDDKASAILRDNFNQDFVSITCDDEQMVEEMKNYVEVIAPERKNIVHFHNSHIPLLEYYNVEKQLKQSFGKHVNIPSSKGAYLVIEHTEALHVVDVNSGNNITTGTAVNKEHALKVNMMAATEIARQLRLRDMGGIIVIDFIDMINPEHRKDLYEHLKQEMTRDKARHKILPPSKFGLIQITRQRNRPEKQIDTKEENPNKDGEIVAPIVIVERMGDALRTIMQKENGKLYLHVHPFVEAYLTKGFNSIQMKWFMKYKKWVTVIPRDSFKYLEYRIYNSKKEELVGYSN; from the coding sequence ATGAAGAAAGAACTTATAGTTTCGCATGAAGATAATCTTACCAAGATTGTACTGCTGGAAGACGGAAGACTATGTGAACTTCATGAACAAGAGGACAAAAGCGATTTTATAGTTGGAGATCTGTTTATCGGAAAAGTAAAAAAGCTGGCACCTAATCTTAATGCCGCATTTGTAAATATAGGATATGAAAAGGACGCTTTCCTGCATTATCAGGACCTTGGGCCGCAATATCTTACCTATAAAAAGTTTTTAAAAGACACGATTTCCAAAAAACAAAGCGTTTCAAGCTTGAAGAATTTTGAAATCCAGCCCGAAATTAATAAAAACGGAACCGTAGAAAAGGTAATCGCAAAGGATGATCTTGTCCTGCTGCAGATCACCAAAGAACCGATTTCTACAAAAGGGCCGAGAATTTCTACCCAGATTTCCTTAACAGGCCGGTTTTTGGTTCTTATCCCGTTTGACAATAAAGTTTCCATTTCCAAAAAGGTAAACAGCTTTGAAGAAAAAGAAAGACTCCGCACCCTTATTGAGAGCATCAAGCCTGAAGGATTCGGTGTGATCATAAGAACTGTGGCAGAAGGGAAAAAAGTAGCGGATCTTCATAATGACATGAATCAGCTGATCCAGAAATGGGAAAGCACTTTCAAGAATATCCAGAAAAACAAAGTCCCGTCCAGGGTTTTAAGTGAGGACGACAAAGCTTCAGCCATTTTAAGAGACAATTTCAACCAGGATTTTGTAAGCATTACCTGTGATGACGAACAGATGGTTGAAGAAATGAAAAACTATGTGGAAGTAATTGCTCCCGAGAGAAAAAACATAGTCCATTTCCATAATTCACACATTCCGCTTCTGGAATATTACAATGTTGAAAAACAGCTTAAACAAAGCTTTGGGAAGCATGTGAACATTCCCAGCTCAAAAGGTGCCTATCTGGTTATAGAACATACCGAAGCATTGCATGTAGTTGATGTCAATTCCGGAAACAATATAACTACCGGTACCGCTGTTAATAAAGAGCATGCGCTTAAAGTAAACATGATGGCGGCCACAGAGATTGCCAGACAGCTTCGTCTCCGTGACATGGGCGGTATTATTGTCATCGATTTCATTGACATGATCAACCCGGAGCACAGAAAAGACCTGTACGAACATCTGAAACAGGAAATGACCCGTGACAAAGCACGCCACAAAATCCTTCCGCCGAGTAAATTCGGACTGATACAGATTACGAGACAAAGAAACCGTCCGGAAAAACAGATCGATACGAAGGAAGAAAATCCTAATAAAGACGGAGAAATCGTGGCGCCTATCGTTATTGTAGAAAGAATGGGTGATGCCTTAAGAACGATTATGCAGAAAGAAAACGGAAAGCTTTACCTTCATGTTCATCCCTTTGTAGAAGCTTACCTGACGAAAGGTTTTAACAGCATTCAAATGAAATGGTTTATGAAGTATAAAAAATGGGTAACCGTTATCCCAAGGGATTCATTCAAATATTTAGAATACAGGATTTACAATTCCAAGAAAGAAGAATTGGTAGGATATTCTAATTAA
- the tssO gene encoding type VI secretion system TssO, with protein sequence MSLSRDKKLNRSDVRIGIWKFILSFIVLSGISFTCIFFFFKSYDIQRAGIKKEADNYRELLTRSDLLRTHVDSILYRMDQLDINRVDNDIILRNYIMDNIQDAKNIMGKDSADNFKHYSMLIKQIGPMLTLKNQIIGVSNKEQVALRGLNECKGRIGGINKELKVDPTRNFSGIRRKR encoded by the coding sequence ATGTCTTTGAGCAGGGACAAAAAATTAAACAGGTCGGACGTTAGAATAGGCATTTGGAAGTTTATTCTGTCATTTATCGTATTATCAGGTATTTCTTTCACCTGCATATTTTTCTTTTTCAAAAGTTATGACATCCAGCGGGCCGGAATCAAAAAGGAAGCCGATAATTATCGTGAGCTGCTGACGAGAAGCGACCTTCTGAGGACCCATGTAGACAGTATCCTGTACCGCATGGACCAGCTTGATATCAACAGGGTGGATAATGATATTATTTTACGGAACTATATTATGGATAATATTCAGGATGCCAAAAATATCATGGGGAAAGACAGTGCAGATAATTTCAAACATTATTCCATGCTGATAAAACAGATCGGCCCGATGCTGACCCTGAAAAACCAGATCATCGGTGTTTCCAACAAAGAGCAGGTTGCTTTAAGAGGCCTGAACGAGTGCAAAGGAAGAATAGGGGGCATTAACAAGGAACTTAAAGTAGATCCTACCAGGAATTTTTCAGGAATCAGACGCAAAAGATAA
- a CDS encoding response regulator transcription factor, whose product MSKILTNTVRFSVADSDFYFKKILIKTLTENPFHLLLNDCNNGRELISRNYRRQEDVFIIELFMPVLSGIEAIRYIRKSNPETPIITYSGTYQEDMAEILSKFQNIYYCQKKSNIIKDIFKGKIASDSFDFARYSKEWEQQPLAVMEYMDRQRKSQEELSPTEILLMKFCYEGFSNKEIGEKLNLSTRTIDTYINRLTEKLGLKTKLHLIRFCVEHGYYNSSM is encoded by the coding sequence GTGAGTAAAATATTAACCAATACTGTGAGGTTTTCCGTAGCAGACAGTGATTTTTATTTTAAAAAAATACTGATCAAAACCCTTACCGAAAACCCCTTCCACCTGCTTCTGAATGACTGTAACAACGGTCGTGAACTGATCAGCAGAAATTACAGAAGGCAGGAAGACGTATTTATCATAGAACTTTTTATGCCGGTGCTGAGCGGGATTGAAGCCATCAGGTATATCCGGAAAAGCAATCCGGAAACTCCCATCATTACGTATTCGGGTACCTATCAGGAAGATATGGCGGAAATCCTTTCAAAATTCCAGAATATCTACTACTGCCAGAAGAAGAGCAATATCATTAAAGATATTTTTAAAGGAAAGATAGCCTCGGACAGTTTCGATTTTGCCCGTTACAGCAAAGAATGGGAGCAGCAGCCCCTTGCCGTCATGGAATACATGGACCGGCAGAGAAAGAGCCAGGAAGAGCTGTCTCCTACAGAAATTCTTCTCATGAAGTTCTGTTACGAGGGCTTCAGCAATAAGGAAATCGGGGAAAAGCTGAATCTTAGTACGAGAACAATTGATACGTATATCAACAGGCTTACTGAAAAGCTGGGCCTGAAGACGAAGCTTCACCTGATCCGCTTCTGTGTAGAGCACGGATATTACAATTCCAGCATGTAA
- a CDS encoding type VI secretion system transmembrane protein TssO encodes MQGQITLSKKERHYQFLYLIAMLVAALLFLGILFLKGFESPFSDEDIVSVQNLDEKAKFDQKQKLSYKTMDSTFSMINRLTDQPVEPFTESNIIYGINDVANYFQSGDNIADIRKDAYPQIAEFYKMYYDDKKIISSKTENIKNLERQAEECSIGFKEKKSQLFQKETMLKSRNQ; translated from the coding sequence ATGCAGGGACAAATTACACTATCAAAAAAAGAAAGGCATTATCAGTTTTTATATCTGATCGCAATGCTTGTCGCGGCACTCCTTTTTCTGGGGATACTGTTTTTAAAAGGTTTTGAATCGCCGTTTTCAGATGAAGACATTGTTTCCGTACAGAATCTTGATGAAAAAGCAAAATTCGACCAGAAGCAGAAACTTTCCTATAAAACGATGGACAGTACATTTTCCATGATCAACAGACTGACGGACCAGCCGGTTGAGCCTTTTACGGAAAGCAATATCATCTACGGAATTAATGATGTGGCCAACTATTTTCAGAGCGGCGATAACATTGCAGATATCCGTAAAGATGCCTACCCTCAGATCGCGGAGTTTTACAAGATGTACTATGATGATAAGAAAATTATTTCAAGCAAAACCGAAAATATAAAAAATCTGGAAAGACAGGCTGAAGAATGTTCCATTGGTTTCAAAGAGAAAAAAAGCCAGCTGTTCCAGAAAGAAACCATGCTGAAATCCAGAAATCAGTAA
- a CDS encoding HU family DNA-binding protein has product MTKAELVNTISNKLGTEKNETQKVVEAFMQEIRTSMYNGDNVYLRGFGSFIIKTRAAKTGRNISKNTAIEIPAHNIPAFKPSKSFVEKVKTKVTVK; this is encoded by the coding sequence ATGACAAAGGCAGAATTGGTAAACACCATCTCAAATAAGTTGGGAACCGAAAAGAATGAGACACAGAAAGTTGTAGAGGCTTTTATGCAGGAAATCAGGACTTCTATGTATAATGGAGATAACGTTTACCTGAGAGGATTTGGATCTTTTATCATTAAAACAAGGGCAGCCAAAACGGGAAGAAATATCTCTAAGAACACTGCAATTGAAATCCCTGCTCATAACATTCCCGCTTTCAAACCATCAAAATCTTTTGTGGAGAAAGTAAAAACGAAAGTTACCGTAAAATAA
- a CDS encoding PKD domain-containing protein — MNYFQKNKKNIIIGVIATLLIAALVALWLQKKVIHSADDIIGVVNPSSLAVGDTLLFEDKTQFAKTKRWNFGDGSTSDKSSGIHFYRKPGYYQITLIIDNKYSKSFPVMVSARSLPKPKDSTRIKTVIDGPSQAMQYINVQFRAISDSKQFTWKFGETGNIDSKDKLAFYTYQKPGDYVVTLYTDEEEPVLHQIKILPSYDELKEEVSVEDVYAKIDNDFKMHLQQIAYGNNFNMHYNYLLRTYLCNNENTVVKVSDSKVNNFYMYCAGLQFDKNTIIQTVKVNFDDTQKCVTKVDINQSK, encoded by the coding sequence ATGAATTACTTTCAGAAAAATAAGAAGAATATTATTATCGGTGTTATTGCAACATTGCTTATAGCAGCGTTGGTGGCATTATGGCTGCAGAAGAAGGTGATCCACTCTGCAGACGATATCATTGGGGTTGTAAATCCGTCATCTCTTGCCGTAGGAGACACCCTTTTATTTGAGGATAAAACACAGTTTGCCAAAACCAAAAGATGGAACTTCGGAGACGGAAGCACATCTGATAAAAGCAGTGGAATCCATTTTTACAGAAAACCCGGGTATTACCAGATAACACTGATTATCGACAATAAATATTCAAAGTCTTTTCCGGTAATGGTTTCTGCAAGGAGCCTTCCCAAGCCGAAAGACAGTACCAGGATCAAAACCGTGATTGACGGGCCTTCCCAGGCTATGCAGTACATCAATGTACAGTTCCGTGCCATTTCAGATTCCAAACAGTTTACCTGGAAATTCGGGGAAACCGGCAATATCGATTCTAAAGACAAACTGGCATTTTACACATACCAGAAGCCCGGCGATTATGTGGTTACATTGTATACAGATGAAGAAGAACCTGTTTTGCACCAGATTAAGATTCTTCCTTCTTATGACGAACTGAAAGAAGAAGTAAGCGTGGAAGATGTATATGCCAAAATTGATAATGATTTTAAAATGCACCTTCAGCAGATTGCCTATGGCAATAATTTCAATATGCACTATAACTATTTACTGAGAACCTATCTGTGTAATAACGAAAATACAGTGGTTAAAGTAAGTGACAGCAAGGTGAATAATTTTTACATGTACTGCGCAGGCCTTCAGTTCGATAAAAACACAATCATCCAGACAGTGAAAGTGAATTTTGATGATACCCAGAAGTGCGTAACCAAAGTTGATATTAACCAAAGCAAATAA
- the tssR gene encoding type VI secretion system protein TssR domain-containing protein, which translates to MKNKFPLAAYYIGVSVLLTTTACQVKLPSKRTPEPSQYGQIENSPVVNGFPKKAVPWIAISDRSRNTAYLDKSDEKSYKEVKFLEPLMVLKHRDGMVKVAEYIPDALMRKVSPKQIKTYGWIPESDLLLWNNSLKSEKTGFPVKVAVVPNNSEVIRSSERYYKNDSIMVFNSPSLIEQADVKIPNGQIVYIYKQAENNKRFLVGKKPSVALDSISTNLYGWVSSNVISAWGERSAVKMKNTTGITETSLGIHEGYPGGNDAENKTAIFLTDVNKRTPLENIFPVSLPLYEPPAPDSKTKYFTNILDYSKNSIFNVLGESIYFDRYREITERNKKLNIVFTLDISAANAPYAPIVKSLLQDLQLRFEKPSYFNQIKYGVVLYKNNSCGDNVAVSNLSTDYNKITTFIDQKTNEMNCPSNSGNQPVNEGLTAAGNLLSNVPDETNIVVTVGTSANQSGNMYGVINSLTQAQARLIMFQTSARSSDTYNDFVLMAENVVTNTAKNIAELKKQKIINQNDVLTKNNFNLIEGDEGFFSLDYPKQSMSQGFVIFPKKGDIATPGYLKKSVDSLISQVTLDNTTLDRSLDEYFHSSVGAGKTDVDLKYKYLYPGLTNPVPAGIAAQLINYGSPFLVKGYIPKELKDYKPGLEKGILISETEYDNLKLFYTEVYRQTGAERLDFKQGRAVNEYIKLLKKYNPTLKFLDKSELYKQPMAYAVGVSTGFDVTEEELMSKYMLRGWKKSKIVTNETARQYFRHYKTLADRMLSHRNDPAVKIEQNGQTFYWLNEYFMPTLLPAEQPEYTQH; encoded by the coding sequence ATGAAAAATAAATTTCCTCTGGCAGCATATTACATCGGAGTTTCGGTATTGCTGACCACAACAGCCTGCCAGGTAAAACTGCCGTCGAAAAGAACGCCGGAACCTTCCCAGTACGGGCAGATTGAAAATTCTCCGGTTGTCAACGGATTTCCCAAAAAGGCAGTGCCCTGGATCGCTATTTCAGACCGGTCCAGAAATACCGCCTATTTAGATAAAAGTGATGAGAAATCATATAAGGAAGTTAAGTTCCTGGAGCCTTTAATGGTCCTTAAGCACAGGGACGGAATGGTAAAGGTGGCTGAATATATTCCTGATGCCCTGATGAGGAAAGTGTCGCCGAAACAGATTAAGACTTATGGCTGGATTCCGGAATCCGACTTATTGCTGTGGAATAATTCTTTAAAAAGCGAAAAAACAGGATTTCCCGTTAAAGTTGCCGTAGTTCCCAACAACAGTGAAGTCATCAGAAGCTCTGAAAGGTATTATAAAAATGATTCCATCATGGTTTTCAATTCACCGAGCCTCATTGAACAGGCTGATGTGAAAATTCCTAACGGGCAGATTGTGTACATATACAAACAGGCAGAAAACAACAAGAGATTTCTGGTAGGTAAAAAGCCTTCCGTAGCGCTAGACAGCATCAGCACAAACCTGTACGGCTGGGTGAGTTCCAATGTGATTTCAGCCTGGGGCGAGCGTTCTGCCGTTAAAATGAAAAATACCACAGGAATTACAGAAACTTCCCTGGGGATCCATGAAGGATATCCCGGCGGAAATGATGCCGAAAATAAGACCGCCATTTTCCTGACGGATGTGAATAAAAGGACACCACTTGAAAATATTTTCCCGGTGAGCCTGCCGCTGTACGAACCGCCGGCTCCTGATTCCAAAACCAAATATTTCACAAATATTCTGGATTACAGTAAAAACTCTATTTTTAATGTATTGGGGGAATCCATTTATTTTGACCGTTACCGGGAAATTACAGAAAGAAACAAGAAGCTGAATATCGTTTTTACCCTGGACATCAGTGCTGCCAACGCACCGTATGCACCGATCGTAAAGTCTCTGCTTCAGGATCTCCAGCTGAGATTTGAAAAGCCTTCTTACTTCAACCAGATAAAATACGGAGTGGTTTTATATAAAAACAATTCCTGTGGAGACAATGTTGCTGTTTCTAATCTAAGTACAGATTACAACAAAATAACCACATTCATTGATCAGAAAACCAATGAAATGAACTGCCCGAGCAACAGCGGTAACCAGCCGGTGAATGAAGGCCTGACAGCTGCAGGTAATCTTCTGTCCAATGTACCTGATGAAACCAATATTGTGGTAACGGTAGGAACTTCGGCAAACCAGAGCGGGAATATGTACGGGGTTATTAACTCCCTGACTCAGGCACAGGCAAGGCTGATTATGTTCCAGACCAGTGCACGGTCATCCGATACCTACAACGATTTTGTGTTAATGGCAGAAAATGTAGTGACCAATACAGCAAAGAATATCGCCGAATTAAAAAAACAGAAAATCATTAATCAGAATGATGTCCTGACAAAAAATAATTTCAATCTGATTGAAGGGGATGAGGGTTTTTTCTCCTTAGATTATCCTAAACAGAGTATGTCTCAGGGATTTGTTATTTTTCCTAAAAAAGGGGATATCGCGACTCCGGGTTATCTTAAAAAGTCAGTGGACAGCCTGATCTCACAGGTGACCCTGGACAATACCACTCTGGACAGATCTCTGGATGAATATTTCCATTCTTCAGTAGGAGCAGGCAAAACAGATGTTGATTTAAAATATAAATACCTGTATCCAGGCCTTACCAATCCGGTTCCGGCAGGAATTGCCGCACAGCTGATCAATTATGGAAGCCCGTTCCTGGTGAAAGGGTACATCCCGAAAGAACTGAAAGACTATAAGCCGGGTCTGGAAAAAGGGATTCTGATTTCCGAAACGGAATATGACAACCTGAAACTGTTCTATACGGAAGTATATCGCCAGACAGGTGCCGAAAGATTAGATTTTAAACAGGGAAGAGCGGTTAATGAATACATAAAACTGCTTAAAAAATATAACCCGACCCTGAAATTCCTTGATAAGAGCGAGCTTTACAAACAGCCGATGGCCTATGCAGTAGGAGTAAGTACGGGTTTTGATGTTACCGAAGAAGAACTGATGTCCAAATACATGCTGAGAGGCTGGAAAAAATCGAAAATTGTTACGAATGAAACAGCAAGGCAATACTTCCGCCATTACAAAACGCTTGCAGACAGGATGTTGTCGCACAGAAATGATCCTGCTGTGAAGATTGAGCAGAACGGACAGACATTCTATTGGCTTAATGAATACTTTATGCCGACCCTGCTGCCTGCTGAGCAACCGGAATATACTCAACATTAA
- a CDS encoding DUF4280 domain-containing protein, whose amino-acid sequence MSQQSSPHDGKHFVVQKGKAQCNQGDQFPQHKVTSHRKHFWNDSDGNSDFLGVTEDDLQFKPSGPSFGKCKLKPSSGGNLPCSYAPAGKWQKTYDKVKITDKKIVTEASELLCTVGGKITIKDHGQRGQMSKKNVKNADAKKVQRINPLVNMQDFKETVLENELDAY is encoded by the coding sequence ATGTCACAGCAATCATCACCTCATGACGGCAAACACTTCGTGGTACAGAAAGGCAAAGCCCAATGTAACCAGGGTGACCAGTTCCCCCAGCATAAAGTGACCTCCCACCGGAAACATTTTTGGAATGACTCTGACGGCAATTCCGATTTTCTGGGTGTTACGGAAGATGACCTTCAGTTCAAGCCCTCCGGCCCGAGCTTCGGGAAATGCAAGCTGAAGCCTTCTTCAGGCGGAAATTTACCGTGTTCTTACGCACCGGCAGGCAAATGGCAGAAAACGTATGATAAAGTGAAAATTACGGATAAGAAGATCGTCACCGAGGCTTCTGAACTGTTATGTACCGTTGGCGGTAAAATTACCATTAAAGACCACGGGCAGCGAGGGCAGATGAGTAAAAAGAATGTAAAGAATGCTGATGCCAAAAAAGTACAGCGGATCAATCCGCTGGTGAATATGCAGGATTTTAAAGAAACGGTTTTGGAAAATGAACTGGACGCTTATTAA